The Streptomyces sp. M92 nucleotide sequence GACGACCAGCTCGCGGCGCGGGGAGAGGCGGGCGAAGAGCAGGGCCCGGTCGAAGATCGGGTAGTGGGTGGCGACGACGACGTCCCGGGCGGTCACCGTCGCCCCCGACTCCGTCGACACCCGGCACGGGCCGCCCTCGTCCAGGCCGTGCACGGTGGTGCCCTCGAAGATCCGCCCGCCGTGCGCCTCCAGGTCCTCGGCGAGGGCCAGCAGGTACTTGCGCGGGTGGAACTGCGCCTGCCCGGTGACCCTGACCGCGCCCGCGACCGGGAACGGCAGTCCCGTCTCCGTCACGAACGACGCCGGCAGCCCCGCCTCCTTCGCGGCGGCCACCTCGGCCCGCACCTCGTCCACCCGGTTCGCGTCGCCGACGTACGTGAACGCGTCCCGCGTCTCCCAGTCGCAGTCGATGCCCAGTTCGGCCACGACCCGGGCGGCGTGCTCGATCGCCTCCGACTGGGACCGGGCGTACAGCCGGGCGCCCTCGGGGCCCCGGGTGCGGCGCAGCTTGTCGTAGACCAGCGAGTGCAGGGCGGTCAGCTTGGCGCTGGTGTGCCCGGTGACCCCGGCGGCGACCCGCCCGGCCTCCAGCACCGCCACACTGCGCCCCGCCCGCGCCAGCTCCCAGGCCGTGCTGAGCCCGGCGACGCCCGCGCCGATCACGGCGACATCGACGTCTAGATCCTCCGCGAGGGCGGGGCGCGGTGCGCCGCCCGGTGCCGTCCGAAGCCAGTACGAGTCGTTGACCTGCGCGTTCTCCGTCATGCGGGGCCGAGTACCCACAGGCCGGGGCTTCAGTGACCGGGCGACGCGACGGCCTCGCTACCGGCGCCAGGGGCCCGTCACGGCGAACGTGGTCCCGGGCGTGTAGCAGTTGACGTACATCGTGTCCCCGTCGGGCGAGAAGGTCACCCCCGCGAACTCACCCCACTCGGGCTCCTCCTGCGACCCGATGTTCTGGGCGCCGCGGGCCATGGCGTAGACGTCACCGCGCCGGGTGACGCCG carries:
- a CDS encoding FAD-dependent oxidoreductase is translated as MTENAQVNDSYWLRTAPGGAPRPALAEDLDVDVAVIGAGVAGLSTAWELARAGRSVAVLEAGRVAAGVTGHTSAKLTALHSLVYDKLRRTRGPEGARLYARSQSEAIEHAARVVAELGIDCDWETRDAFTYVGDANRVDEVRAEVAAAKEAGLPASFVTETGLPFPVAGAVRVTGQAQFHPRKYLLALAEDLEAHGGRIFEGTTVHGLDEGGPCRVSTESGATVTARDVVVATHYPIFDRALLFARLSPRRELVVAGSIEADRDVDGMYITPDENTRSVRTAPLDEAGRRLLIVTGEHFTPGTGDTRERFDRLSAWAREHFPGVDLTYSWATQDIDPTDTVPMVGPLHPGAKHTYVATGFGGWGLSGGMMAGRLLTAQITGEECAWSALYDPRRLRTAVREAPALLKTQAEVARHFVGDRLRPAPPVDALPPGEGALVRVGGDRLAVYRDQAGALHAVSSRCTHLGCLVAFNAAEKAWECPCHGSRFDTDGKVIQGPATKPLERRDI